A genomic region of Ammospiza nelsoni isolate bAmmNel1 chromosome 3, bAmmNel1.pri, whole genome shotgun sequence contains the following coding sequences:
- the SOCS5 gene encoding suppressor of cytokine signaling 5: protein MDKVGKMWNNFKYRCQNLFSHEGGSQNESIVVNSNNCSSGKEKAIQISDLPQQQPSSPLRENIALQLGLSPSKNSARRNQNCVTEIPQIVEISIEKENDSCVTTGARLTRRDSYSRHAPWGGKKKHSCSTKTQSSLDTEKRFGRTRSGLQRRERRYGVSSVHDMDAVSSRTVGSRSLRQRLQDTVGLCFPMRTYSKQSKPLFSNKRKIHLSELMLEKCPFPAGSDLAQKWHLIKQHTAPVSPHSTFFDTFDPSLVSTEDEEDRLRERRRLSIEEGVDPPPNAQIHTFEATAQVNPLYKLGPKLAPGMTELTGDKTITPPGSCDSEEDTTTLCLQSRRQKQRQMSGESHGHISRQGAWKVHTQIDYIHCLVPDLLQITGNPCYWGVMDRYEAEALLEGKPEGTFLLRDSAQEDYLFSVSFRRYNRSLHARIEQWNHNFSFDAHDPCVFHSSTVTGLLEHYKDPSSCMFFEPLLTVSLNRTFPFSLQYICRAVICRCTTYDGIDDLPLPSMLQDFLKEYHYKQKVRVRWLEREPIKTK from the coding sequence ATGGATAAAGTGGGAAAGATGTGGAACAATTTCAAATACAGGTGCCAGAACCTCTTTAGTCATGAGGGTGGAAGCCAAAATGAAAGTATAGTTGTGAACTCCAATAATTGCTCGTCTGGTAAAGAGAAAGCCATCCAGATAAGTGACTTGCCTCAACAACAGCCCAGCAGTCCTTTGAGAGAAAACATTGCTTTGCAATTAGGCTTAAGTCCTTCAAAGAATTCAGCAAGGCGGAACCAAAACTGTGTCACAGAAATTCCTCAGATTGTTGAAATAAGCATTGAGAAAGAGAATGACTCATGTGTCACCACAGGAGCCAGGCTCACTCGAAGGGACTCTTATTCTCGGCATGCTCCTTGGGGTGGGAAGAAGAAGCATTCCTGCTCTACCAAAACACAGAGCTCCTTGGATACTGAGAAAAGATTTGGTAGAACACGAAGCGGTttgcagaggagggagagaaggtacGGGGTGAGCTCAGTCCATGACATGGACGCGGTATCCAGCAGGACAGTGGGCAGCCGTTCTCTGCGGCAGCGTCTCCAAGATACTGTTGGGCTGTGTTTTCCCATGAGAACTTACAGCAAGCAGTCCAAACCTCTGTTTTCTAACAAAAGAAAGATCCACCTCTCTGAACTAATGCTTGAGAAAtgcccttttcctgcaggctcaGATCTGGCCCAGAAGTGGCATCTGATTAAACAACACACAGCACCTGTGAGCCCTCATTCGACTTTCTTTGACACATTTGATCCTTCCTTGGTTTCCACAGAAGATGAAGAAGACCGACTCAGAGAGAGACGTAGGCTTAGTATTGAAGAAGGGGTTGATCCCCCTCCCAATGCCCAAATACACACTTTTGAAGCTACAGCACAGGTAAATCCATTGTATAAACTGGGACCAAAGTTAGCCCCTGGTATGACTGAGCTGACCGGGGACAAAACCATAACACCTCCAGGGAGCTGTGACTCCGAAGAGGACACGACGACGCTTTGCCTGCAGTCGCGCCGGCAGAAGCAGCGTCAGATGTCGGGAGAGAGCCATGGCCATATCAGCAGGCAGGGGGCTTGGAAAGTGCACACTCAGATCGATTACATCCACTGCCTTGTGCCAGACTTGCTCCAGATCACAGGTAACCCGTGCTACTGGGGCGTCATGGACCGCTATGAGGCAGAAGCTCTTCTGGAGGGGAAACCTGAAGGCACTTTCTTGCTCAGGGACTCTGCGCAGGAGGACTACCTCTTCTCGGTGAGCTTCCGCCGCTACAACCGCTCGCTGCACGCGCGCATTGAGCAGTGGAACCACAACTTCAGCTTTGATGCCCATGACCCCTGTGTGTTCCACTCCTCCACCGTTACGGGGCTTCTGGAACACTACAAGGACCCCAGCTCTTGCATGTTCTTTGAACCCTTGCTCACCGTATCTCTGAACAGGACCTTCCCCTTTAGTCTGCAGTATATCTGCCGGGCAGTAATCTGCAGGTGCACTACCTATGATGGAATCGATGACCTTCCTCTACCCTCAATGTTGCAAGACTTTCTAAAGGAGTATCACTATAAACAAAAAGTCAGGGTGCGATGGCTGGAGCGGGAACCtataaaaacaaagtaa